The Salvia miltiorrhiza cultivar Shanhuang (shh) chromosome 1, IMPLAD_Smil_shh, whole genome shotgun sequence genome has a window encoding:
- the LOC131005911 gene encoding 7-deoxyloganetic acid glucosyl transferase-like, translating to MSSEQGNDLPPHVLIFPFPLQGHLNPMLNLAHLFCLADFHVTFIVSDFNHRRLLEHSTVPTAFARYPGFQFRALSDGLPDDHPRAGVRAKELVFSLEKVTVPLFKKMMLDENFLGGAARRRVSCFVADAMRFVPEFAREHQLPYILFQTASAAFYWAMFCWPQLLEAQEIPFQGKSMDELIKSVPGMEGFLRRRDLPSFYRGDDVNVLILQVFTGGKLKEGVIFNTCEDLEGPVIAEIQKHVPRIFSIGPIHEQVKSRLMKKKAEVSIIKASLWAEDRSCIDWLDAQPSKSVIYVSFGSITVVTREQVLEFWHGLLDSAQRFLWVMRPDSITDNEGNDQVLAELMERSKEKGLFVEWVPQEKVLNHPATGGFLTHSGWNSTLESIVAGVPMICWSYFADQTTNSRFVSEVWKIGLDIKDTCDRLIIEKAVRDLMEVRKDEFLERAENMAKLVKMSGSEGGSSYTNMDALVQYIKSLVF from the exons ATGAGCTCTGAACAAGGTAATGATCTGCCGCCGCACGTGCTGATTTTCCCTTTTCCACTTCAGGGCCATCTCAACCCCATGCTCAATCTCGCGCATCTCTTCTGCTTAGCCGACTTCCACGTCACCTTCATTGTCTCCGACTTCAACCACCGCCGCCTCCTCGAGCACAGCACCGTCCCCACCGCCTTCGCCCGCTACCCGGGCTTCCAGTTCCGGGCCCTCTCCGACGGCCTCCCCGACGACCACCCCCGCGCCGGGGTGAGAGCCAAGGAGCTCGTGTTCTCCCTCGAAAAAGTCACGGTGCCGCTCTTCAAGAAAATGATGCTCGACGAGAATTTCTTGGGCGGCGCCGCCCGTAGACGCGTGAGTTGCTTCGTTGCCGATGCTATGAGGTTCGTCCCCGAGTTTGCGAGAGAGCATCAGCTTCCGTATATCCTCTTCCAAACTGCTAGCGCCGCCTTCTACTGGGCTATGTTTTGCTGGCCTCAGCTGCTTGAAGCTCAAGAAATTCCTTTCCAAG GAAAATCgatggatgaattaattaaaagtgTACCAGGAATGGAAGGTTTTCTTCGACGGCGTGACCTGCCGAGTTTCTACCGTGGCGATGATGTAAACGTCCTTATTCTTCAAGTATTCACAGGGGGGAAACTGAAAGAAGGGGTCATATTTAACACTTGTGAAGATCTCGAGGGACCGGTAATTGCAGAGATACAAAAGCATGTGCCGAGAATTTTCTCCATTGGTCCAATCCACGAGCAAGTGAAATCTAGACTGATGAAGAAGAAGGCAGAGGTGTCAATCATCAAGGCGAGTCTATGGGCGGAAGACCGGAGCTGCATCGATTGGTTGGATGCGCAGCCGTCTAAATCTGTCATTTATGTGAGCTTTGGGAGCATAACGGTTGTGACGAGAGagcaagtgttagagttctggCACGGCTTGCTCGACAGTGCGCAGAGGTTCTTGTGGGTGATGAGGCCGGATTCCATCACCGACAATGAAGGAAATGATCAGGTTTTGGCGGAATTAATGGAACGTAGCAAAGAAAAGGGTTTGTTTGTGGAGTGGGTGCCGCAGGAAAAGGTGCTCAACCACCCTGCGACGGGGGGATTCTTGACTCACAGTGGATGGAACTCGACTCTCGAGAGCATTGTGGCCGGCGTGCCGATGATATGTTGGTCTTATTTCGCTGATCAAACCACTAATAGTAGGTTTGTGAGTGAGGTTTGGAAGATTGGATTGGACATAAAAGATACTTGTGATAGATTGATTATTGAGAAGGCGGTGAGAGATTTGATGGAAGTGAgaaaagatgagtttttggaAAGGGCAGAAAATATGGCTAAACTTGTGAAAATGTCTGGTAGTGAAGGTGGTTCGTCGTATACTAATATGGATGCCCTAGTTCAGTATATCAAGTCATTGGTATTTTGA
- the LOC131005889 gene encoding 7-deoxyloganetic acid glucosyl transferase-like isoform X1, whose protein sequence is MLMISFKLKKFPSMWNKRWTSKVGQQNLSFISSINCNTQKSETKTKAIKLEVQNWKKMSCEEGKDLPPHVLIFPYPVQGHLNSMLNLAHLFCLSDFHVTFIISDFNHRRLLEHTTVPAAFARYPGFQFRTLPDGLPDDHPRTGERALDLIFSIEKVTVPLFKKLIVQENFLGGAARRRVTCFVADAMSFAPAFAREHQLPLIIFHTTSASFSWALLCFPQLLQAQDIPFRGKSMDELVKSVPGMEGFLRRRDLPSFYRADDVNDPILQELVRHQTETVKEGVIFNTCEDLEGPVVAEIQKHVPRIFSVGPIHLQVKSRQMEKKAEVSVIKASLWAEDRRCIDWLDTQPPKSVIYVSFGSLTLVTRVQLLEFWHGLLDSSHRFLWVMRPDSITGNEGNEKVFAELMERSKEKGLLVEWAPQEKVLNHPAVGGFLTHSGWNSTLESIVAGVPMICWPYFGDQTTNSRFVSEVWKIGLDIKDTCDRLIIEKAVRNLMEVRKDEFLEKAENMAKLMKMSGSKGGSSYTNMDALVQYIKSLVL, encoded by the exons TGGAATAAGCGGTGGACATCAAAAGTGGGACAACAAAatttgtcattcatttcatCTATAAATTGCAATACTCAGAAGTCAGAAACGAAAACAAAAGCCATTAAATTGGAAGTTCAGAATTGGAAGAAGATGAGCTGTGAAGAAGGAAAAGACCTGCCACCGCACGTGCTGATTTTCCCTTATCCAGTTCAGGGGCATCTCAACTCCATGCTCAATCTCGCGCATCTCTTCTGCCTATCCGACTTCCACGTCACCTTCATCATCTCCGACTTCAACCACCGCCGCCTCCTCGAGCACACCACCGTCCCCGCCGCCTTCGCCCGCTACCCGGGGTTCCAGTTCCGCACTCTCCCCGACGGCCTCCCCGACGACCACCCCCGCACCGGGGAGAGAGCCCTGGACCTCATCTTCTCCATCGAAAAAGTCACGGTGCCGCTCTTCAAGAAACTGATAGTCCAGGAGAATTTCTTGGGCGGCGCCGCCCGCAGACGCGTGACTTGCTTCGTTGCAGATGCTATGAGCTTTGCTCCCGCCTTCGCAAGAGAGCATCAGCTTCCGCTCATCATCTTCCACACTACTAGCGCCTCCTTCTCCTGGGCTCTTCTTTGCTTTCCTCAGCTGCTTCAAGCTCAAGATATTCCCTTCCGAG GAAAATCGATGGATGAATTAGTTAAAAGTGTACCAGGAATGGAAGGTTTTCTCCGACGGCGTGACCTGCCCAGTTTTTACCGTGCCGACGATGTAAACGACCCGATTCTTCAAGAGTTAGTACGGCATCAAACTGAAACTGTGAAGGAAGGGGTCATATTTAACACTTGTGAAGATCTCGAGGGACCTGTAGTTGCAGAGATACAGAAGCATGTGCCAAGAATTTTCTCCGTTGGTCCAATCCACTTGCAAGTGAAATCCAGACAAATGGAGAAGAAGGCGGAGGTCTCCGTCATCAAGGCGAGTCTATGGGCAGAGGATCGGAGGTGCATCGATTGGCTGGACACGCAACCACCTAAATCTGTCATCTATGTGAGCTTTGGGAGCTTAACACTTGTGACGAGAGTGCAACTGTTAGAGTTCTGGCACGGCTTGCTCGACAGTTCACACAGGTTCTTGTGGGTGATGAGGCCGGATTCCATCACTGGCAATGAAGGAAATGAAAAAGTTTTTGCGGAATTAATGGAACGTAGTAAAGAAAAGGGCCTGTTGGTGGAGTGGGCGCCGCAGGAGAAGGTGCTCAACCACCCCGCAGTGGGGGGATTCTTGACGCACAGTGGATGGAACTCGACTCTCGAGAGCATTGTGGCCGGCGTGCCGATGATATGTTGGCCTTATTTCGGTGACCAAACCACTAATAGTAGGTTTGTGAGTGAGGTTTGGAAGATTGGGTTGGACATAAAAGACACTTGTGATAGATTGATTATTGAGAAGGCGGTGAGGAATTTGATGGAAGTGAgaaaagatgagtttttggaAAAGGCAGAGAATATGGCTAAACTTATGAAAATGTCTGGAAGTAAAGGTGGTTCGTCGTATACTAATATGGATGCTCTAGTTCAGTATATCAAGTCATTGGTATTGTGA
- the LOC131005955 gene encoding probable fructokinase-4 → MTVAESRGLIVSFGEMLIDFVPTVSGVSLAEAPGFIKAPGGAPANVAIAVARLGGNCAFIGKLGDDEFGHMLAGILKENGVSTAGVNLDKGARTALAFVTLCADGEREFMFYRNPSADMLLTPDELNLELIKSAKVFHYGSISLIVEPCRSAHLKAMEVARDAGALLSYDPNLRLPLWPSPEEAREQIMSIWDKADVIKVSDEELSFLVQRDEVDDDAAMSLYHDNLKLLLVTLGAMGCRYYTKHFRGTIEGFCVDTIDTTGAGDSFVGALLSKIVDDQSIIEDEGRLMAVLTYANACGAITTTKKGAIPALPTPSQVEDLIN, encoded by the exons ATGACGGTAGCAGAAAGCAGAGGTTTGATTGTGAGCTTCGGCGAGATGTTGATCGACTTTGTCCCGACGGTCTCCGGCGTGTCGCTGGCGGAGGCGCCGGGTTTCATCAAGGCTCCCGGCGGCGCTCCGGCCAACGTGGCCATCGCCGTGGCGAGACTCGGTGGAAATTGCGCCTTCATCGGCAAGCTCGGCGACGACGAGTTCGGCCACATGCTCGCCGGAATCCTCAAGGAGAACGGCGTCTCCACCGCCGGGGTGAACCTCGACAAAGGCGCGAGGACGGCGCTGGCGTTTGTCACGCTATGCGCCGACGGGGAGCGTGAGTTCATGTTCTATCGGAACCCTAGCGCCGATATGCTGCTCACGCCCGATGAATTGAATCTCGAGCTCATAAAATCG GCCAAAGTGTTTCACTATGGATCAATAAGCTTGATCGTGGAGCCGTGTAGATCGGCACATCTCAAGGCAATGGAAGTGGCTAGGGACGCCGGAGCTCTGCTCTCGTACGACCCGAATCTCCGGCTGCCGCTGTGGCCGTCGCCGGAGGAGGCGAGGGAACAAATAATGAGCATATGGGATAAGGCCGATGTGATCAAGGTTAGTGATGAGGAGCTCAGTTTCCTCGTTCAAAGAGATGAGGTTGATGACGATGCTGCCATGTCCTTGTACCATGATAATTTGAAGCTTCTCTTAGTCACACTTGGAGCCATGGGCTGTAGATATTATACCAAG CATTTTCGTGGAACAATAGAAGGTTTCTGTGTAGATACCATTGACACAACAGGAGCAGGCGATTCTTTTGTGGGAGCTCTCCTCTCTAAGATCGTTGATGACCAATCCATTATCGAG gATGAAGGAAGGTTGATGGCAGTGCTGACGTATGCAAATGCGTGTGGAGCAATCACGACTACTAAGAAGGGAGCAATCCCAGCTCTCCCTACTCCATCTCAAGTTGAAGATCTCATCAATTAG